The DNA region TTTATTATCTTTTTAATATGCAAATTATTAAATTTTAACTTCTATCAATCATCTGCAGTAATTCTTCAGGCAGCAACCCCAACGGCAATATCCACAATATTAATGGCAGAAGCTTATGGTGTTAAACAAAAAATAGCTTCAAAAATTCTTTTTACTACAACCTTAATTTCAATAATTACAATTCCTCTATTAAAATTGTTTATGAATTTATTTATTCAAACAACTTGAATAAAGGCCCTTTATGCATGATTAATGAATATTGTAAAGATTATATCCTGATAACTAAATAATGTCTTAAGATTTAGTGTATGAAGTCAGCAAACCCTGAAAATGAATACATCCCTTTAGATCTAAGGATTTCTGTGAGGAGGGATACTCTAAGGCTTATCTCAGAGATGGCTCAAGATATGGGAATAAGCATTAATGAAGTTTTTAGTTTTTTAGCCGAAGATTCTGTCATCGATCTCGAATTAATGGAAGATTTAAATAAGATCAATATCCCAAGCAAGTGCAGCATTGATGATTTAAAAAATGCTCTTCTTAAAAAAAGACTTTGTTAAAATTTTTCAACTTTTCTATTTTCCCAGTCAGATTTATAACCACTTTTAACTAAAAGTCTCGAATACTTATTTAAATCACTTTTTTGAATTCTCCATAAATTATAAATTCCAAATTTGCCCAATTTCTTATGATTAATTTTTGACCATTGCTGTTGGCGGGCAGAGTATTCATCAATCACGACTAATAGAGATTTGTATTCATAATCAGGTTGATCCTCATAATTCTCTCTCCTATCAGTATTTAGCCTTTCTGAAAGATTAATTAACCCCTCTTCAGTGTTTGGTTCATAAAAAACTATTTGTCTCGAATAATAATGTAATGAAGGTTTTCTTATCCCAATCATTGCTAAAGTTTCCCTTCCCTCGCGAATATCTAAAATTAATTTTGAGATATTCCTTAAAGGTAATTGCCTTGAAGTATCTGCTAATTTTCTAATTGGCGACATCAAATAAGATTGTCCAATTAAAAGCAAAATTTGGAGATAAACAAGGATATTTCTAGATTTTAAAGAAAATAAGATTATTGCAAAAAGGGTAAATGAAGAGAATAATAATTTAGCTTTAAAAATTATCCCGGAGTTTATAAGATCGGATGCAAGATTAGGCATTTCGGGATCATTAATTGAACTCAACCAAATATTTGAGAAAAAGAATGCTATTGAGAAGCCAAACAAAATTAAAATATTAACAACCCAGAAATATGAATAACTTTTATTTACCTTTTTTAAGCTTATAAAGCTATTACTTGTTAATAATGCAGCCGCTGGAATTGCTGGCAACCAATAGCTAGGTAGTTTCGTCGCAGAGAGACTAAAGAAGATTAAAACTGACGTTAACCAACAAAAAGAGTATGTATAAAGGGTTTCAGTTACATTGCAACTTTCTTTTGAACTTTTATAGAAATCCTCAAAGGTTTTAAATATCCCATGATACAAAAAAGGAGTGAATGGTAATGAAGCCAATATCATTATGTAAAGAAAAAACCAGAATGGTTCTGCATGATTATTAACAACTGAGGTATATCTTTGAAAATTATGGTAACCAAAAAAATTATCCCAAAAAGGCTTTCCCTCTTTTAAAAGTTCTAATATGTACCATGGAATACTTATTAGTATTGTTATTAAAAAACCTTTCTTAGGGTTTATCTTACTGAGTAACTTTTTCCAATTCTTCTGACAAAACAAGAAAGACGTAATAGTCAATAATGCCAAAACAAACGCAACAGGTCCTTTAACTAAAATTGCAAAACCTAAAAAAACCCAAGCTGAAATGCATTGATCATTCTTTTCACTTGCCATTCTTCTCCAAAACAAAAGAAGACTTATCCCTAAGGTTCCAGTTAAAAGGGCATCACTCACGGCAGTTCTACTCCAAATAATTATTAATGGAGAAAGAGCAAAGCCTAATGATGCAACTATTGGAGTTAGGAATTGACTGTCACTCTTCTGTGGCCAACAAAACAACGTATCTCCAATCATCAGCATTAAGAATAATGATGCCAAAGCTGAAGGGAGTCTTGCTGAGAGAGTCCCGAAACTATCCCAAATCTCGTTTTTCGGTAATGAGTAAAAAAAACCCATTAGCCAATATATCAGTGGAGGCTTATCAAAACGAAATATGCCATTAACTTTTGGAGTTAACCAATCACCAGATTCACTCATTGACCTGGCTGCAGCAGCAAATAAAGGGGGAGTTTCATCCACCAATCCTGTAGTACCTAGACCTAAGATAAATATAATGATCCCACAAACTAAAACTATCAATAAGGTTATGAGCCTTTTTTTTGAGTTAAGAAAAATCATTCTATATTACTAATATTCGTGCATTACCTTATTAAGCCAGTTCACAACCTTGTTAGCAAATATATTTGCGGAGGCATTTTTTTCTACCCATTCTCTACATTCCTGACGCTTTATTTTTTCAATCATCTCTACATAGGAAAGCATATTTTTTTTATCATCAGGATCAGCAAGAAAACCTGTTTGGCCATGCTTAATAATTTCACTAGGCCCTCCCCTTTTATAAGCTATAACTGGCACCCCACAGGCTAAAGCTTCAACAATTACGTTCCCATATGCCTCATTCCATTTCGGAGTATTTAGCAACCCTCTACATTTACCAAGTTCTTTTTGTAATTCATTGGTTGATAAAAACCCCATCCAATCTATAGCGCCTTGAGGAAATGATTTTTCTATGTTTGACGCATACATCTCATCTTCTATAAGTCCCCAAACTTTTAATTTTTCGCCAAGTTCATTTGCCACATAAACTGCATCCTCCAAACCTTTTTCCGGAGCTACTCTTCCAACCCATGCCAAGGGGCCCTTTACTGAATCTTGAAAAATATAATTATCTAAATTAAACCCATTCCCAATAATTATTGGTTTTTTTATGAATGGATAATCATTAGCTTGCATTTTCGAATGAAAAGCAAAATTATTTGGATATTTAGCATATACTTTAGATATTAAATTACTAATAACTAAACTTTCAGAACCCATACTAATAATATGTGCAATAGGTATCTCTAAATTTAGAGTCATCCAAATAGGCAGCCAATCATACGACATGTTCAACAATACATCTGCATTTTTAGCAATATCTAATCCCTTTTCAAGCATTCCTGCTAAGAGAGAATTGTCTGGGATACTCACGGGAGAATTGTAATTTTGATGCTGCCAACTAATTTGATCTTCACCTTCCACTAAATGTAATCTTACTTTTACATTACTTTCATGTAACTTAGAATTTTTTGGAGCTACAACCTCAACAGAATGACCTAAAGAAATTAAACCTGAAACTAAAGAATTTAAAGTTAATTCAACTCCACCACCTTTGCCACTCCCTAAAAACCCTATTGGAGTACTAATCAAAACTATTCGCATTATTAGACTTTTTACAAAAAGAGACTAATTAAATACTAGTATCAGAAAATTTATTTTCCCATAAACTCTTTCTCTGGCTCACAAAAAATACTGAGATAAGAACAAACGCCACTCCAATCCACTGTACGATAGTGAGTCTTTCATCTAACCAAACACCTCCACTGAGAAGAGCAAATACAGGTGTTAAAAATGCAAGAGTGCTAAATCCAGTTATTTCTTTATTATTAGCAAAGTAGAAAAACAATCCATACGCTATTGCTCCTCCAAAAATACTTGCAAATGACATAAGTCCCCAATCAAATATTGACCAATCTGGAATTATTGTGAAATTTGATTTTAAGCAGTGCTTAATAATTAAGGGCAAACTCCCTAAAACCATATGCCATCCTGTAACTGCCACTGGATCACTTTTTGTGCAAGTGAATCTAATTAAAATTGTTCCTAATGCCATAGCGAGAGAAGCTGCAAGCATCCAAAGTTCTCCAAAGTTAAAAGCAACATCATTTATAGACTTATCAGCCATCAACCACCAATTCCCTAAAAATTCTTGTGGAACTCCTAAAAATACTATTCCTCCCAATCCAAAAAGTAGTCCTAACCATCCTATTGGATTAATTAAATTCCCAAAAATTGCCCTCGCTAAAATAGCTACCAAAAGCGGTTGAGAATCAATTAAGACAGAACCTAAACCTGCTCCAGTTTTTTCAATACCATAGGTTAAAAACAACTGAAAAAAAGTGGCATCTACAATCGTAAAAACAAAAAACCACTTCAAATCGCACTTGTAAATTTTTAAATCTCTTTTGAACAAATATGTTGTTATTAGAACAAGAATCCCTGCAGGAAGTAATCTTAAAGAAGCCACAAATTCTGGTCCAGCACTTGATACTAAAGGAGTCATGGCCGCCATTGATGTCCCCCAAAGTGCAAAAGGGAGTATCATTAAAAACCAATTTAGGATTGAATTCATTAGGTCTGCTGATAGTCTTTTTAAAGTAGTTTTATGAATTTACCTTAAAAGAATGATTTGGCCTTTTAGACGAAAGTCAAAAAAAAGATTAGCTCGTATAGTAATTGATGAGCCTATTACTAGTACAACAAGAGTTTCGGTCCTTAAAGCTCTTAAACAAATTGAGGAAAGAGAATTTCCTGCTTTAATCGTGAGAATTGATTCTCCAGGGGGTACGGTTGGGGATAGCCAAGAAATATACTCTGCTATTAAAAGACTAAAAGATAAAGGATGTAAAGTCATTGCTAGTTTCGGAAACATCTCAGCATCAGGAGGCGTTTACATTGGTGTTGCATCTGATAAAATAGTTGCTAATCCAGGCACAATTACAGGATCTATTGGAGTAATTATAAGAGGAAATAATTTATCTGAATTATTAGATAAAATCGGCATTAAATTCGAGACTGTTAAAAGCGGTGTCTTTAAAGACATACTTTCTCCAGATAAACCTCTAAGTGAGGAAGGTAGAGGTTTACTCCAAGGGCTTATAGATGAAAGTTACAAACAATTTACTGAAGCTGTTGCTGAAGGAAGGAATTTACCTGTTGAAGAAGTTAGAAAATTTGCTGATGGAAGAATTTTCACTGGAACACAAGCACTCGAACTTGGTCTTATTGACAAGGTTGGAGATGAATTTGTTGCAAGAGAGCTAGCTGCAGAAATGGTTAATATTGATCCTAAAATTCAGCCCTTAACATTTGGGAAGAAGAAGAAAAAAATACTTGGACTAATTCCTGGAAGTAGCATGGTTGAGAAAATTATCAATAATATCTTTTTTGAGTTTGACTCATCTAATAAAGTACTTTGGTTACACAAACCTTAAATCGATATGTATGAAAAAATGCAAGATGATTATAAAATTACATTTATTCGTGGAGCTACAACAGCATCTGGGAATTCTGTTAAGGAAATAGAAGTTGCCGTAGTGGAATTAATGGATGAATTAATTTCACGAAACAATCTAATTAAGACAAACATACTATCCATTACGTTCACAGCGACAAAAGATTTAAATGCATGTTTCCCCGCTTCAATTGCAAGGAAATTTAATGGACTTGATTCAGTTGCCTTTTTAGACTGCCAACAAATGCACGTATACAATGATGTTGATTTTTGTATAAGAATAATGGCTCAAGTTTTATTGCCCCCAAATTATGCAATAAAGCACCCTTATTTAAAAGGCGCTGCAAAATTAAGGGCAGATAGATGTTAACCTTAGTGAAAATTATTTTTCTGCTTTAAATTTAAATAGCACGAAGTCAACCTTTAAATTCCATTCCCTTAATGTTAAAAATCAAAAAGAAACATATTTTAAATCTTAAAATTTTAAGATTTTTTATTATCCCTACAATTTTTGTTTTAACTCCTTTTTTTAACAACATCCAAAATGCTAAAGCGGGGTTGGAATTACAGTGGAATCAAGACGATAATTATAGAAGATTAAAGTGGTTTCAAAAAGAAAATAAAAGGAGATTTAGAAATACAATTTATTTTTTCTTTAGGCCATCTGACAGAAGAACTGATCTCTTAAAAATTAATCTAGCAATTCCTAAAACCTTTAAGTCCACTCTAAATAATGAAAAAATTAGTTTTTGTAAAGTAAAAATAGGTGGTTTTGAGGGTAGAACAAAATGTTTAGAAGATATTCCAGCTGATTTCGAAATCAAAACTGATGAATCAGGCTTACGATCACTAGATATTTACCCCTATAGCCCAATTCCCTCTAACAAAGATAGTTATGCAATTGTCTTTAAAATCTTTAATCCCAAAAAATCAGGTTTATATCAATTTCATTCATTTGGGCAACCTAAAGGGAAATCATTTTCAAGTTATTTAGGAAGCTGGACTATAGTGATCGATTAAATGATAAATTAAATAAGGACTATTAAACAAATGACTAAAAGAACTTTTGGCGGAACATCAAGAAAAAGAAAACGTGTATCTGGTTTTAGAGTAAGAATGCGTTCTCATACAGGTAGAAGAGTTATTAAAAGCAGAAGACAAAAAGGTAGAGAAAGAATAGCCGTATAAATTCCAAATTAAATGGCCTTACCCAAGGATATGCGTTTAAAAGGTCACAGGACTTTTAATTATATTCACAAAAATTCCAAAACATATCATGGGAAATTAATGACTTTTAAAGTTGCAAAGTCTAATCCAGCAATACTCTTAACCCATAAAATCACTAATACCTCAAACAATTTTAGGGTTGCAATTGCTATCAGCAAAAAAGTTTCAAAAAAAGCTGTAGAAAGAAATAAATTAAGAAGAATTCTACAAGAGTGGTTATTAACAAACATTCAAAAGATTAATAACCACAAACCTTATTGGTTACTTGTTAACCTTAAATTTGGGGATTTCTGCAATGATAAAAGCAGACTTTTGGAGGAATTTCAAACCTTAATGTTCAAATCTCATCTAATCAAATGATTAACATAAATGAAGAAACCTTTTATGAAGGTGGACCTGCAAAAAGTGATTTAATAATAAATCTACTGGCGGGAATAACTATACTTGGTTTACCATTTACCTTTGCCGCAATAGTTAGAGCACTGTGGTTGAGATATAAAATTACGAACAAAAGAATTACAATTGATGGAGGCTGGTTTGGCAAAAACAAAACACAAGTCTCATTAAGTAACATTGAAGAAATCAGATCTATTCCAAGGGGATTCGGTTCATATGGTGACATGGTCCTTATCCTTAACGATGGATCAAAGGTTGAAATGAAATCATTACCTTTATTCAGGGAGAAGCAAAAATTTATTGAAGAGAATATAAATAAAAGATCACAAATACCTAATCTTAAAGAGGTAGAAGGATTTGCTACTAAATCCTAAATAAATTAATTACAAAAATCTTTTTTTCCTGTAAAATAAAATGTCTAGTAAAATTACACTCTCTTTAATATCGTGATAGGGTTCATTTCTGAAAAACTACTTATCCCGATTCTAGATTTTTTCTACGGTTTAGTTCCAAGTTATGGTTTAGCGATTGTTGCATTGACAGTCGTAATTAGAATTGCACTTTTCCCTCTAAGCGCTGGTTCCATTAGAAGCGCAAGGAGGATGAAGATTGCGCAACCAGTAATGCAAAAGAGGCAAGCAGAAATAAAATCTAAGTTTTCAGGCGATCCAAAGAAACAGCAAGAAGAACTTGGGAAATTAATGAATGAATTTGGCAGTCCCCTCGCAGGTTGCCTTCCTTTAATTGTACAAATGCCTGTACTATTCGCATTGTTTGCAACCCTAAGAGGTTCTCCATTCGCTGATGTCCCCTACAACATAAATCTCAAGGTCGTCCCACAGGATCAAGTAGCAGCTATTGATCCAAAACCATATAAATCACCACGACACTCTATATTTATTACGGAAAAATCACATTTTCCTGTTGTAGCAACTATTCCTAGTGGAACAAAATTGGGAACGGAAGAATCAATAAAAATAAATCTACAAACAACAAATGGCAATAGCTACTCCGAAGTTCTATCTAAATACGACAACGGATCTAAATTCCTCCCCACTTGGAAGGTTTCCAAAGGATCCGAAAATCTTAAAGTTTCCCAAGACGGTACAGTAACAGCAATTAAACCTGGCGATGCAACAATCGAGGCGAAAATCCCTGGTCTAGCTGCTAAAAGTGGTTTCTTATTTATTAAAGCTCTTGGTCAAGTTGGTTTTTATGTAGATGGTGCAATTAATTGGGATATTGCTGCACTAGTAGGTGCCTTTGGATTAACCTTACTTCTCTCTCAAGTTTTATCAAGTCAAGGGATGCCTGCGAATCCACAGCAATCAACAGCAAATAAAATTACACCAGTAATGATAACTGGAATGTTTCTGTTTTTCCCACTACCAGCTGGAGTCTTGCTCTACATGGTTGTAGCAAATATTTTCCAAGCATTTCAGACTTTTCTACTCAATAAAGAAGCTCTCCCTGAGAATCTACAGAAAATTTTGGATCAACAATTATTAACTAAAAATGAAGTAATAGCAACTTCAGCCTCAACTATTTCAGATAAAAGATTACCTTTCGAACCTAACAGTAAAAAATAGTCTTAATCTTAAATAATGAATTCTTGGTGTAGAAATTTAGAATTACTTATAAAATCAAGAACCTCATTAATTTGGATCAGGACTAAAGAAGAGGAAAGATTAGAAAAATTAGTTAACTTTTCTTGTGAAAGACTAAATAAAAAAAGATTCGTTTCCTGGGATTGTGTTAGTGGTATAAAAGGATTAATAAATGAAGAAGGTAAATTTTCTAATAATCCGTTAGGGGTGCTTAATTGGCTAAAAGAAATAAATTCTGAAGTTCCAACAGTTTTATTAGTTAAAGATTTTCATAAATTTTATGATGATCCATCTATTAATAGAACTATTAAAGAACTATCCTCAGCACTTAAAAAAACTAGTCATAATTTAATTATTAGTTCTCATTTATTTCCATCATCAGAAGAATTGGATGAATTAATGGCAATTGTAAATTTACCTTTACCTGATCAAAGAGAATTAAAAAATCTAATAAAACAAATTGCTATCAATACCAATTCAAATTTAGAAGAAGAAGACTTAAACGAACTTTCCATAGCTTCAAGTGGACTTACCGAAATAAAAGTAAAACAAGTCACTGCAAAGGCCCTTGCTCAAAGAGGGAAAATAAGTAAAGAAGATATTAAAGATATTCTTGAAGAGAAAAAACAAGTAATCGCCAGAAGTGAAATTTTAGAATTTTTCGATGCCAAATCAAGTCAAGATGATATTGGGGGTTTAAATGTTTTAAAAGTTTGGCTTAATCAAAGATATAGGGCCTTTTCTAAAGAAGCTAGAGACTATGGATTACCTATTCCAAAGGGAGTCTTACTCGTTGGAGCTCAAGGAACAGGGAAATCGCTAACGGCAAAATCAATTTCTAAGAGTTGGTCGATGCCGCTGCTTAGACTAGATGTTGGAAGACTATTTTCTAGCCTTGTTGGTTCAAGCGAGGCAAGAACAAGAGAAGCAATATTAAGAGCTGAGGCCATGTCTCCTTGTATCCTATGGATCGATGAAATTGACAAGGGCTTTGGTGGCGATGCTAGAAGTGATGGAGGAACAAGTCAAAGGGTTTTGGCAAGTTTGCTAACTTGGATGGCTGAAAAAGAATCCGCCGTATTTGTAATAGCTACAGCTAATGCTATAGATAAGCTTCCTGCTGAATTATTAAGAAAAGGTAGATTTGATGAGATATTTTTTCTTGATTTACCGAATTCTGAAGAAAGATTAAGTATTCTGGATTTGCATTTAAAAAAAAGAAGACCAAGTTACAAGTTTCCTCTTTCCACTATCATCGATAGAACAGATGGATTCTCAGGCGCAGAACTTGAACAGGCAGTGATAGAGGGGATGCATATTTCATTCTCTGAAAATAGAGAACTTATGGAGAAAGATTTAATAAAAGCAGTTTCTGAATTAGTTCCCTTATCTAGAACAGCTAAGGAGCAAATTAATTTACTAAAAGAATGGTCATCTACTGGGCGCGCGCGATCTGCATCATAGCTAAAAAATTTATCTAAAAATACTCAGTAAGTTAGGAATCATTAATTTAGTTAATTTTTAGTCAAAAACCCCTAATATTGAATTTAGATTAACTATTTTAATTAAGGTATAAAAAAAACTAGTGTTAGATCAAAAATTAATAAGAGAAAATCCAACTTTAGTTGAAGAAAGTTTATTCCTAAGAGGAAAAGTTTTTAATATTTCCCAAATACAAGAATTAACTCTCCAAAAAAAAGAAATTGATATAGAAATATCCAGTCTCCAATCTGAGAGTAAAAAGTTAAGTAAATTGATCGGTCAAGAAATCAGCAAATCTAAAAACAATAATTCTCCAGAAGTAAATAATTTAAAGAGAAAAGGAAATGATTACAGAACCAAAATTTCAGAATTTGAAGAGAAAAAAAGAACCTTAGATAAAAATATACATAATGAGATTTGTAATTTACCAAATTTACCTAGCAAAGATGCTCCTATTGGAAAAGATGAAAGTCATAATGTCCAAGTAAAAACTTGGGGAGATCCGTTGGTAAAAGAAAATCTTAAATCTCACTGGGAAATAGGCGAAAGTCTTAATCTATTTGACTCTGTCAAATCAACTAAAATATCAAAAAGTCGTTTTATTACACTTATTGGTAATGGGGCCAGATTAGAGAGAGCATTAATAAATTTTATGCTCGACATGCATACTAACAATGGTTATTTAGAGTTAATGCCTCCAGCTTTAGTTAATTCAGAGAGTCTTACCGGATCTGGTCAATTACCCAAATTTTCAAATGAGAGTTTTAAGTGTTCTAATGACGACCTATGGCTTTCTCCCACTGCTGAAGTTCCATTAACTGCTTTTCATAGAAATGATATTATTGATTCCAAGAAATTACCCCTTAAGTATGTCGCATATAGCCCATGTTTTAGGAGAGAAGCTGGAAGTTATGGAAGGGATACAAAAGGTTTAATAAGACTTCATCAATTTAATAAAGTTGAACTATATTGGTTTTGTGATCCAAGTAAATCAATTGAAGCTCATCAAAATATCACTATAGATGCAGAAAGTATCTTAAAAAAGCTCAATCTACCTTACAGATTAGTTGATATTTGTACTGGAGACTTAGGTTTTTCTTCAAGCAGAACTTTTGATCTTGAAGTCTGGCTACCAAGTAGTAAATGTTATAGGGAAATTTCAAGTTGTAGCAACTGTCTAGACTTTCAAGCTCGCAGATCATCAATAAGAGCAAAAATTGATAAAAAGAATAAATATTTGCACACCTTAAATGGTAGTGGGCTTGCTATTGGAAGAACTATGGCTGCTATTCTTGAGAATGGCCAACAACCCGATGGGAGCGTAAAAATTCCAGATGCTTTAGTTCCATATTTTGGATCAAATTTTTTAAAAACTGCTTAATATTAATAAATGAATGTTTTAACCTCAATAACAGTTCTGGGATTTCTCATTTTTTTTCATGAGATGGGACATTTTCTTGCAGCAATTTTGCAAGGCATTTATGTTGATGGATTTTCAATCGGTTTTGGGCCATCAATAATTCAGAAAAGATTTAAAAATATAACCTATTCTCTTAGAGCCTTTCCTTTGGGGGGCTTTGTTTCTTTCCCTGATGAAGAAGTAAATAATATTGACCCTAAAGATCCAAATCTTTTAAAAAATAGACCAGTTTTTCAAAGAGTAATTGTTATATCCGCTGGGGTATTCGCAAACTTAATACTCGCCTATACCATCTTAATTGTAAATGTAACTACTATTGGGATTCCATTTGATCCAGATCCTGGTATCTTGGTTTTAGCTACTCAGCCTGAGAAGGCTGCTTCTCTTGCCGGATTACAAGCAGGAGATAAAATCTTAAAAATCGAAACCAGTACTCTAGGAGTTGGCGATCAAGCTGTATCTACTTTAGTTAAAGAGATTCAAAATTCATCAGACAACCCAATTTCAATAACAATTGATAGAAATGGAGTTCTGAAAGATTTAACTCTGGTACCAAAAAATATTGATGGGAAAGGTACAATAGGCGCTCAATTACAACCTAATATAAAAAAAGAAACTAAAAAGACAAAAAACATATTCGAACTTTTTAAATACACCAATAATGAATTTTCAACACTTTTAGTAAAAACAATTCAAGGTTATAAAGGATTAATTACAAATTTCTCCTCAACAGCTCAACAATTAAGTGGGCCCGTGAAAATAGTTGAAATTGGCGCCCAACTATCACAACAAGGAGGTACAGGGATATTATTATTTGCAGCATTAATTTCTATAAATTTAGCAGTTCTCAATTCTTTACCTTTACCACTATTAGATGGAGGACAGCTTGTTTTTACTTTGATTGAAGGGTTTAGGGGAAAACCTGTTCCAGTTAGAGTTCAAATGGTTGTAACTCAATCCAGTTTTTTTCTTTTAGTTGGTCTGAGTATCCTTCTTATAATTAGAGATACTAGTCAGCTTTTAATTGTACAAAAATTATTAACCCAATAAATAAATTTTTAAAAACGTTAGCCAAGCTGTTAATATATAGGTTAGTTTTAAAATTCAAATTAATGGCCAAAAAGTCCATGATTGCGAGAGAGGTCAAACGCAAAAAGCTTGTAAATAAATATGCTGCAAAAAGAAAATCATTATTAGATGAATTCAATGCCGCAAAAGATCCAATGCAAAGGCTTGAAATACACAGAAAAATTCAGGGT from Prochlorococcus marinus XMU1410 includes:
- a CDS encoding CopG family transcriptional regulator, producing MKSANPENEYIPLDLRISVRRDTLRLISEMAQDMGISINEVFSFLAEDSVIDLELMEDLNKINIPSKCSIDDLKNALLKKRLC
- a CDS encoding ArnT family glycosyltransferase, which codes for MDETPPLFAAAARSMSESGDWLTPKVNGIFRFDKPPLIYWLMGFFYSLPKNEIWDSFGTLSARLPSALASLFLMLMIGDTLFCWPQKSDSQFLTPIVASLGFALSPLIIIWSRTAVSDALLTGTLGISLLLFWRRMASEKNDQCISAWVFLGFAILVKGPVAFVLALLTITSFLFCQKNWKKLLSKINPKKGFLITILISIPWYILELLKEGKPFWDNFFGYHNFQRYTSVVNNHAEPFWFFLYIMILASLPFTPFLYHGIFKTFEDFYKSSKESCNVTETLYTYSFCWLTSVLIFFSLSATKLPSYWLPAIPAAALLTSNSFISLKKVNKSYSYFWVVNILILFGFSIAFFFSNIWLSSINDPEMPNLASDLINSGIIFKAKLLFSSFTLFAIILFSLKSRNILVYLQILLLIGQSYLMSPIRKLADTSRQLPLRNISKLILDIREGRETLAMIGIRKPSLHYYSRQIVFYEPNTEEGLINLSERLNTDRRENYEDQPDYEYKSLLVVIDEYSARQQQWSKINHKKLGKFGIYNLWRIQKSDLNKYSRLLVKSGYKSDWENRKVEKF
- a CDS encoding glycosyltransferase family 4 protein; amino-acid sequence: MRIVLISTPIGFLGSGKGGGVELTLNSLVSGLISLGHSVEVVAPKNSKLHESNVKVRLHLVEGEDQISWQHQNYNSPVSIPDNSLLAGMLEKGLDIAKNADVLLNMSYDWLPIWMTLNLEIPIAHIISMGSESLVISNLISKVYAKYPNNFAFHSKMQANDYPFIKKPIIIGNGFNLDNYIFQDSVKGPLAWVGRVAPEKGLEDAVYVANELGEKLKVWGLIEDEMYASNIEKSFPQGAIDWMGFLSTNELQKELGKCRGLLNTPKWNEAYGNVIVEALACGVPVIAYKRGGPSEIIKHGQTGFLADPDDKKNMLSYVEMIEKIKRQECREWVEKNASANIFANKVVNWLNKVMHEY
- a CDS encoding DMT family transporter, with the translated sequence MNSILNWFLMILPFALWGTSMAAMTPLVSSAGPEFVASLRLLPAGILVLITTYLFKRDLKIYKCDLKWFFVFTIVDATFFQLFLTYGIEKTGAGLGSVLIDSQPLLVAILARAIFGNLINPIGWLGLLFGLGGIVFLGVPQEFLGNWWLMADKSINDVAFNFGELWMLAASLAMALGTILIRFTCTKSDPVAVTGWHMVLGSLPLIIKHCLKSNFTIIPDWSIFDWGLMSFASIFGGAIAYGLFFYFANNKEITGFSTLAFLTPVFALLSGGVWLDERLTIVQWIGVAFVLISVFFVSQRKSLWENKFSDTSI
- the sppA gene encoding signal peptide peptidase SppA, whose product is MIWPFRRKSKKRLARIVIDEPITSTTRVSVLKALKQIEEREFPALIVRIDSPGGTVGDSQEIYSAIKRLKDKGCKVIASFGNISASGGVYIGVASDKIVANPGTITGSIGVIIRGNNLSELLDKIGIKFETVKSGVFKDILSPDKPLSEEGRGLLQGLIDESYKQFTEAVAEGRNLPVEEVRKFADGRIFTGTQALELGLIDKVGDEFVARELAAEMVNIDPKIQPLTFGKKKKKILGLIPGSSMVEKIINNIFFEFDSSNKVLWLHKP
- the aroH gene encoding chorismate mutase codes for the protein MYEKMQDDYKITFIRGATTASGNSVKEIEVAVVELMDELISRNNLIKTNILSITFTATKDLNACFPASIARKFNGLDSVAFLDCQQMHVYNDVDFCIRIMAQVLLPPNYAIKHPYLKGAAKLRADRC
- a CDS encoding DUF2808 domain-containing protein, producing the protein MELQWNQDDNYRRLKWFQKENKRRFRNTIYFFFRPSDRRTDLLKINLAIPKTFKSTLNNEKISFCKVKIGGFEGRTKCLEDIPADFEIKTDESGLRSLDIYPYSPIPSNKDSYAIVFKIFNPKKSGLYQFHSFGQPKGKSFSSYLGSWTIVID
- the rpmH gene encoding 50S ribosomal protein L34 gives rise to the protein MTKRTFGGTSRKRKRVSGFRVRMRSHTGRRVIKSRRQKGRERIAV
- a CDS encoding ribonuclease P protein component is translated as MALPKDMRLKGHRTFNYIHKNSKTYHGKLMTFKVAKSNPAILLTHKITNTSNNFRVAIAISKKVSKKAVERNKLRRILQEWLLTNIQKINNHKPYWLLVNLKFGDFCNDKSRLLEEFQTLMFKSHLIK
- a CDS encoding PH domain-containing protein — translated: MININEETFYEGGPAKSDLIINLLAGITILGLPFTFAAIVRALWLRYKITNKRITIDGGWFGKNKTQVSLSNIEEIRSIPRGFGSYGDMVLILNDGSKVEMKSLPLFREKQKFIEENINKRSQIPNLKEVEGFATKS
- the yidC gene encoding membrane protein insertase YidC translates to MIGFISEKLLIPILDFFYGLVPSYGLAIVALTVVIRIALFPLSAGSIRSARRMKIAQPVMQKRQAEIKSKFSGDPKKQQEELGKLMNEFGSPLAGCLPLIVQMPVLFALFATLRGSPFADVPYNINLKVVPQDQVAAIDPKPYKSPRHSIFITEKSHFPVVATIPSGTKLGTEESIKINLQTTNGNSYSEVLSKYDNGSKFLPTWKVSKGSENLKVSQDGTVTAIKPGDATIEAKIPGLAAKSGFLFIKALGQVGFYVDGAINWDIAALVGAFGLTLLLSQVLSSQGMPANPQQSTANKITPVMITGMFLFFPLPAGVLLYMVVANIFQAFQTFLLNKEALPENLQKILDQQLLTKNEVIATSASTISDKRLPFEPNSKK